Proteins encoded together in one Variovorax paradoxus window:
- a CDS encoding LysR substrate-binding domain-containing protein, which translates to MSTSERNFARRIDLTSLQLFVAVCELGSIGRAAEREFIAASAISKRLSDLEATLGTTLLYRHARGVDLSPAGESLLHHARSVLYSLEKMQGELSEYAEGVRGHVRVHANISAIVQFLPEDLGAFTREHDAIKIDLEEHLSNEVVRAVQEGAADLGICHIPDGTNELQTLPYRHDRLVLIVPAGHPLATQGSIDFTASLDFDHVGLHTNSSIYVAMHQAAVEAGRSVKLRIHVTGLDAMCRMIDNGLGIGVMPQRAFELLQAGIGSRLCSVALNDAWSNREIRLVARDFSTLPVAARTLVNHLHTPAGAHDAAEPIAA; encoded by the coding sequence ATGAGCACTTCGGAACGCAATTTCGCCCGACGCATCGACCTCACATCGCTGCAATTGTTCGTGGCCGTCTGCGAACTCGGCAGCATCGGGCGGGCGGCGGAACGCGAATTCATTGCCGCCTCGGCCATCAGCAAGCGTCTGTCCGACCTGGAAGCCACGCTGGGCACAACCCTTCTCTACCGCCACGCGCGCGGGGTCGATCTTTCGCCCGCGGGCGAAAGCCTGCTGCACCATGCGCGCTCGGTGCTCTACAGCCTCGAGAAGATGCAGGGCGAACTCAGCGAATACGCCGAGGGTGTGCGCGGCCATGTACGAGTGCATGCCAACATATCGGCCATCGTGCAGTTTCTTCCCGAAGACCTCGGCGCCTTCACGCGCGAGCACGACGCAATCAAGATCGACCTGGAAGAGCACCTGAGCAACGAAGTGGTGCGCGCGGTGCAGGAAGGCGCCGCCGACCTCGGCATTTGCCACATTCCCGACGGCACGAACGAGCTGCAGACGCTGCCCTACCGCCACGACCGGCTGGTGCTGATCGTGCCCGCCGGACATCCGCTTGCAACGCAAGGTTCGATCGATTTCACGGCCTCGCTCGACTTCGACCACGTCGGCCTGCACACCAACAGTTCGATCTACGTCGCCATGCACCAAGCTGCGGTTGAAGCGGGCCGCAGCGTCAAGCTGCGCATCCACGTGACTGGCCTGGATGCCATGTGCCGCATGATCGACAACGGCCTGGGCATCGGCGTGATGCCGCAGCGTGCATTCGAACTGCTGCAGGCCGGCATCGGCAGCCGCCTGTGCAGCGTGGCACTGAACGACGCCTGGTCGAACCGCGAAATCCGGCTGGTGGCGCGCGACTTCTCCACGCTGCCGGTGGCCGCGCGCACGCTGGTCAACCACTTGCACACGCCGGCGGGCGCACACGATGCGGCCGAGCCGATTGCCGCATAG
- a CDS encoding entericidin A/B family lipoprotein produces the protein MKKIAALITVAFAFAVPLSGCNTFRGAGQDIQKGGEKVEDAAKKRQ, from the coding sequence ATGAAGAAAATTGCCGCGCTGATTACCGTCGCCTTCGCGTTCGCCGTGCCCCTCTCCGGCTGCAACACCTTCCGGGGTGCCGGCCAGGACATCCAGAAGGGCGGCGAAAAAGTAGAAGACGCCGCCAAGAAGCGCCAGTAA
- the gltA gene encoding citrate synthase, giving the protein MKASDTKATLSFSNGGDSVELPIYKGTVGPDVIDIRKLYAQTGMFTYDPGFMSTAACQSAITYIDGDKGELLYRGYPIEQLATNCDFLETCHLLLYGELPDQGKKTNFTKLVTNHTMVNEQMQFFLRGFRRDAHPMAIMTGLVGALSAFYHDSTDINNPEHREIAAIRLIAKMPTLVAMAYKYTIGQPYMYPKNDLSYAGNFLHMMFATPCEEYKVNPVLERALDRIFILHADHEQNASTSTVRLCGSSGTNPFAAIAAGVACLWGPAHGGANEAALNMLYDIQKEGGVEKIGEFIKKVKDKNSNVKLMGFGHRVYKNYDPRAKLMQETCNEVLTELGLENDPLFKLAKELEKIALEDEYFVSRKLYPNVDFYSGIVQRAIGIPVPLFTAIFALARTVGWIAQLNEMIGDPEYKIGRPRQLFEGSPKRDVQPIGKR; this is encoded by the coding sequence ATGAAAGCTTCCGATACCAAGGCCACGCTGTCGTTCAGCAACGGCGGCGACAGCGTCGAACTGCCGATCTACAAGGGCACCGTGGGCCCGGACGTGATCGACATCCGCAAGCTGTATGCACAGACCGGCATGTTCACCTATGACCCGGGTTTCATGTCGACGGCCGCATGCCAGTCGGCCATCACGTACATCGACGGCGACAAGGGCGAACTGCTGTACCGCGGCTACCCCATCGAGCAGCTCGCAACCAACTGCGACTTCCTTGAAACCTGCCACCTGCTGCTCTACGGAGAGCTGCCGGACCAGGGCAAGAAGACCAACTTCACCAAGCTCGTGACCAACCACACGATGGTCAACGAGCAGATGCAGTTCTTCCTGCGCGGCTTCCGCCGCGATGCGCACCCGATGGCCATCATGACCGGCCTGGTGGGCGCCCTGTCGGCCTTCTATCACGACAGCACGGACATCAACAATCCCGAGCACCGCGAGATCGCCGCGATCCGCCTGATCGCGAAGATGCCCACGCTCGTGGCCATGGCCTACAAGTACACGATCGGCCAGCCGTACATGTACCCGAAGAACGACCTGAGCTACGCGGGCAACTTCCTGCACATGATGTTTGCAACACCGTGCGAGGAGTACAAGGTGAACCCGGTGCTCGAGCGCGCGCTCGACCGCATCTTCATCCTGCACGCAGACCACGAGCAGAACGCATCGACCTCGACCGTTCGCCTGTGCGGCTCGTCGGGCACCAACCCCTTCGCGGCCATTGCGGCCGGCGTGGCCTGCCTCTGGGGCCCTGCCCACGGCGGCGCCAACGAAGCGGCACTCAACATGCTCTACGACATCCAGAAGGAAGGCGGCGTGGAGAAGATCGGCGAGTTCATCAAGAAGGTGAAGGACAAGAACTCGAACGTCAAGCTCATGGGCTTTGGCCACCGCGTGTACAAGAACTACGACCCGCGCGCCAAGCTGATGCAGGAAACCTGCAACGAAGTGCTGACCGAGCTGGGCCTGGAAAACGATCCGCTCTTCAAGCTCGCCAAGGAGCTGGAAAAGATCGCCCTCGAAGACGAATACTTCGTCTCGCGCAAGCTCTATCCGAACGTCGACTTCTACTCGGGCATCGTTCAGCGCGCCATCGGCATTCCGGTGCCGCTGTTCACCGCGATCTTCGCGCTGGCCCGCACGGTGGGCTGGATTGCCCAGCTGAACGAAATGATCGGCGACCCGGAGTACAAGATCGGCCGCCCGCGCCAGCTGTTCGAAGGATCGCCCAAGCGCGACGTGCAGCCCATCGGCAAGCGCTGA
- a CDS encoding succinate dehydrogenase assembly factor 2 yields MQTAAELAQPLSERALSKLKWRCRRGLLENDLFIARFFERHESHMTVGQAGAMETLMDLSDNDLLDLLLRRKEPEPAWAGAEVVELLQLMRTDGAQRPETSVSASVSSSPS; encoded by the coding sequence ATGCAAACCGCCGCCGAACTCGCACAGCCTCTCAGCGAACGTGCGCTGAGCAAGCTGAAATGGCGCTGCCGGCGCGGTCTGCTCGAGAACGACCTGTTCATCGCGCGCTTCTTCGAGCGGCACGAGTCGCACATGACCGTCGGCCAGGCGGGAGCGATGGAGACTTTGATGGACCTGTCGGACAACGACCTCCTCGATCTTCTGCTGAGAAGAAAGGAGCCCGAGCCCGCATGGGCCGGGGCCGAGGTGGTCGAGTTGCTCCAGCTGATGCGCACCGACGGTGCACAGCGTCCCGAGACCTCCGTTTCCGCCTCCGTTTCCTCTTCGCCTTCCTGA
- a CDS encoding succinate dehydrogenase iron-sulfur subunit, with protein MKRTFQIYRYDPDKDAKPYMQTIEIELDGHERMLLDALMKLKAQDPTLSFRRSCREGVCGSDAMNINGKNGLACLTNMLTLKGTIVLKPLPGLPVIRDLIVDMTQFFKQYNSIKPYLQNDNVPPEKERLQSPEERDELNGLYECILCASCSTSCPSFWWNPDKFVGPAGLLQAYRFIADSRDEATAERLDNLEDPYRLFRCHTIMNCVDVCPKNLNPTKAIGKIKELMVRRAI; from the coding sequence ATGAAGCGCACATTCCAGATCTACCGCTACGACCCGGACAAGGACGCCAAGCCCTACATGCAGACCATCGAGATCGAACTCGACGGCCATGAGCGCATGCTGCTCGACGCCCTGATGAAGCTCAAGGCGCAAGATCCCACGCTGTCGTTCCGCCGTTCGTGCCGCGAAGGCGTCTGCGGCTCCGACGCCATGAACATCAACGGCAAGAACGGCCTCGCCTGCCTGACCAACATGCTCACGCTCAAGGGCACGATCGTGTTGAAGCCGCTGCCGGGCCTGCCGGTCATCCGCGACCTGATCGTGGACATGACGCAGTTCTTCAAGCAGTACAACTCGATCAAGCCGTACCTGCAGAACGACAACGTGCCGCCCGAGAAGGAGCGCCTGCAGTCGCCCGAAGAGCGCGACGAGCTCAACGGCCTGTACGAGTGCATTCTGTGCGCGAGCTGCTCCACCAGCTGCCCAAGCTTCTGGTGGAACCCCGACAAGTTCGTGGGCCCGGCCGGCCTGCTGCAGGCCTACCGCTTCATTGCCGACAGCCGCGACGAAGCCACCGCCGAGCGACTGGACAACCTCGAAGACCCGTACCGCCTGTTCCGCTGCCACACGATCATGAACTGCGTGGACGTGTGCCCGAAGAACCTGAACCCGACCAAGGCGATCGGCAAGATCAAGGAACTGATGGTGCGCCGCGCCATCTGA
- the sdhD gene encoding succinate dehydrogenase, hydrophobic membrane anchor protein, whose translation MSVNYGSKRIVVGAHYGLRDWLSQRITGGLMALFTIILLAQLIFTRGPLGYDLWAGIFAAQWMKVLTFSVIASLLYHVWVGMRDVWMDYVQPVGIRLALQIFTIVWLVGCAGWAIQVLWKI comes from the coding sequence ATGTCTGTGAATTACGGCTCCAAGCGCATCGTCGTCGGCGCACATTACGGTTTGCGCGACTGGCTCAGCCAGCGCATCACGGGCGGCCTCATGGCGCTCTTCACGATCATCCTGCTCGCGCAACTGATCTTCACGCGTGGCCCGCTCGGCTACGACCTCTGGGCCGGCATCTTCGCCGCGCAGTGGATGAAGGTGCTGACCTTCTCCGTGATCGCTTCCCTGCTCTATCACGTGTGGGTTGGCATGCGCGACGTGTGGATGGACTACGTCCAGCCCGTCGGCATTCGCCTCGCCCTTCAAATTTTCACCATCGTCTGGCTTGTCGGTTGTGCGGGTTGGGCCATTCAAGTGCTTTGGAAGATCTGA
- the sdhC gene encoding succinate dehydrogenase, cytochrome b556 subunit, whose translation MTELATPPRPPRREFRNINAFTDLTTYRLPPAGIVSILHRVSGVLMFLLMPFIIWMFDTSLSSDYSFARFKAAFNSGLGFVPGWFFKLVALALIWAYLHHFIAGLRHLWMDVSHAAVTKEFGHSSALVTLALSVLLTVVLGAKLFGLY comes from the coding sequence ATGACAGAGCTTGCAACCCCTCCCCGGCCGCCGCGTCGCGAATTCCGGAACATCAATGCCTTCACCGATCTCACGACCTACCGGCTGCCGCCGGCCGGCATCGTGTCGATCCTGCACCGCGTGAGCGGCGTGCTGATGTTCCTGCTGATGCCATTCATCATCTGGATGTTCGATACCTCGCTTTCGTCCGACTATTCGTTCGCCAGATTCAAGGCCGCCTTCAACAGCGGCCTTGGTTTCGTTCCGGGCTGGTTCTTCAAGCTGGTCGCTCTCGCGCTGATCTGGGCCTACCTGCACCACTTCATCGCCGGCCTGCGCCACCTCTGGATGGATGTGAGCCACGCCGCCGTCACCAAGGAATTCGGACACAGCTCCGCCCTGGTCACGCTGGCACTGAGCGTTCTGCTCACCGTGGTGCTTGGCGCCAAGTTGTTCGGCCTGTACTGA
- a CDS encoding GntR family transcriptional regulator: MNATVLEDSATPSFSPLYQQIKTLILQSLQAGEWKPGEPIPSEMDLAVRYRVSQGTVRKAIDELAAENLVVRRQGKGTFVATHAEQHVQYRFLKLVPDVGTPSTEGPAERTIIDCRRQRASADVARALSLRTGDAVLQVRRVLAYGGVPTILEDLWLPGAPFKGLTAERLRAWPGPMYAMFETEFGVRMVRAEEKIRAVLPDAEQAALLDVSLQMPLLSVERLAHTYHDTPMELRRGLYRTDTHHYRNQLG, from the coding sequence ATGAATGCCACCGTCCTCGAAGACTCCGCGACGCCTTCCTTCAGTCCGCTCTACCAGCAGATCAAGACCTTGATCCTGCAGAGCCTGCAGGCCGGCGAGTGGAAGCCGGGCGAACCGATTCCGAGCGAAATGGATCTTGCCGTGCGCTATCGCGTGAGCCAGGGCACGGTGCGCAAGGCCATCGACGAGCTGGCGGCCGAAAATCTCGTGGTGCGGCGCCAGGGCAAGGGCACCTTCGTTGCCACGCACGCCGAGCAGCACGTGCAGTACCGCTTTCTGAAGCTCGTGCCCGATGTCGGCACGCCAAGCACCGAAGGCCCGGCCGAACGCACCATCATCGATTGCCGCCGCCAGCGCGCATCGGCCGACGTGGCTCGCGCACTGAGCCTGCGCACCGGCGACGCGGTGCTGCAGGTGCGGCGCGTGCTCGCCTACGGCGGCGTGCCGACCATTCTCGAAGACCTGTGGCTCCCCGGGGCGCCGTTCAAGGGCCTCACGGCCGAGCGGCTGCGGGCCTGGCCCGGCCCGATGTACGCGATGTTCGAAACCGAATTCGGCGTGCGCATGGTGCGCGCCGAAGAAAAAATCCGCGCGGTGCTGCCCGACGCGGAGCAGGCGGCCTTGCTCGACGTGTCGCTGCAGATGCCCTTGCTCAGCGTGGAGCGCCTGGCGCACACGTACCACGACACGCCGATGGAATTGCGCCGCGGCCTCTATCGCACGGACACGCACCATTACCGCAATCAGCTCGGCTGA
- a CDS encoding malate dehydrogenase, producing MSKKPVRVAVTGAAGQIGYALLFRIASGEMLGKDQPVILQLLEIPDEKAQKALKGVMMELDDCAFPLLAGMEAHGDPMTAFKDADYALLVGSRPRGPGMERAELLAVNGAIFTAQGKALNAVASRNVKVLVVGNPANTNAYIAMKSAPDLPRKNFTAMLRLDHNRAASQIAAKTGKPVADIEKLVVWGNHSPTMYADYRFATIKGESVAKMINDQEWNANTFLPTVGKRGAAIIEARGLSSAASAANAAIDHMRDWALGTNGKWVTMGIPSDGQYGIPKDTMFGFPVTCENGEYKLVEGLEIDAFSQERINKTLEELQGEQAGVAHLL from the coding sequence ATGAGCAAAAAACCCGTCCGCGTTGCCGTCACCGGTGCCGCCGGCCAAATCGGTTACGCCCTGTTGTTCCGTATCGCGTCGGGCGAAATGCTCGGCAAAGACCAGCCGGTCATCCTGCAACTGCTCGAAATCCCCGACGAGAAGGCCCAGAAGGCGCTCAAGGGCGTGATGATGGAACTCGACGACTGCGCCTTCCCGCTGCTGGCCGGCATGGAAGCCCATGGCGACCCCATGACCGCCTTCAAGGACGCCGACTACGCGCTCCTGGTCGGCTCGCGTCCGCGCGGCCCGGGCATGGAACGTGCCGAGCTGCTGGCCGTCAACGGCGCCATCTTCACGGCACAGGGCAAGGCGCTGAACGCCGTCGCCAGCCGCAACGTGAAGGTGCTGGTGGTCGGCAACCCCGCCAACACCAACGCCTACATCGCGATGAAGAGCGCCCCTGACCTGCCGCGCAAGAACTTCACGGCCATGCTGCGCCTGGACCACAACCGCGCTGCCAGCCAGATCGCCGCCAAGACCGGCAAGCCGGTGGCCGACATCGAAAAGCTCGTCGTGTGGGGCAACCACTCGCCCACGATGTACGCCGACTACCGCTTTGCCACCATCAAGGGCGAAAGCGTCGCCAAGATGATCAACGACCAGGAATGGAACGCCAACACCTTCCTGCCGACCGTCGGCAAGCGCGGCGCGGCCATCATCGAAGCGCGCGGCCTGTCGTCGGCTGCCTCGGCCGCCAACGCAGCCATCGACCACATGCGCGACTGGGCCCTCGGCACCAACGGCAAGTGGGTCACCATGGGCATTCCGTCGGACGGCCAATACGGCATTCCGAAGGACACGATGTTCGGCTTCCCGGTCACCTGCGAAAACGGCGAATACAAGCTGGTCGAAGGCCTCGAAATCGACGCATTCAGCCAGGAACGCATCAACAAGACCCTGGAAGAGCTGCAGGGCGAGCAGGCGGGCGTCGCTCACCTCCTGTAA
- the tam gene encoding trans-aconitate 2-methyltransferase, with product MLDWNPALYRRYEDERTRPAQELLARVPLSEAAHVVDLGCGPGNSTELLFHRFPKARVVGTDNSEAMLASARERLPQASFELSDIATWAPQDQAPDLIYANAALQWVPDHETLIPRLFAALAPGGVLAIQMPDNREEPTHRLMRAVASESPWAEPIGDADRMRTLLLPLGGYYDLLAPEAAKVDVWHTIYQHPMADAAAIVEWVRGTGLKPFVDRLPGELRASYLAEYERRVDQAYPARTDGKRLLAFPRMFIVAQKKA from the coding sequence ATGCTCGACTGGAACCCCGCGCTCTACCGTCGCTACGAGGACGAGCGCACCCGGCCCGCACAGGAGCTCCTGGCGCGGGTGCCGTTGTCCGAGGCGGCCCATGTGGTCGACCTCGGCTGCGGACCGGGCAATTCCACCGAGCTGCTGTTTCATCGGTTTCCGAAGGCGCGTGTCGTCGGAACCGACAACTCCGAAGCCATGCTGGCCAGCGCGCGCGAGCGCCTGCCGCAGGCGAGCTTCGAGTTGAGCGACATTGCGACCTGGGCGCCGCAAGACCAAGCGCCCGACCTCATTTACGCCAACGCAGCCCTGCAGTGGGTGCCGGATCACGAAACGCTGATTCCGCGCCTGTTCGCTGCGCTGGCCCCGGGTGGTGTGCTCGCCATCCAGATGCCCGACAACCGCGAAGAGCCCACGCACCGCCTGATGCGCGCAGTGGCTTCCGAGTCGCCGTGGGCCGAGCCCATCGGCGACGCCGACCGCATGCGCACGCTGTTGCTGCCGCTCGGCGGCTACTACGACCTGCTGGCGCCCGAAGCGGCCAAGGTCGATGTGTGGCACACCATCTACCAGCATCCCATGGCCGACGCTGCAGCCATCGTCGAATGGGTGCGCGGCACGGGGCTGAAGCCTTTCGTCGATCGGCTGCCCGGCGAGTTGCGCGCAAGCTACCTGGCCGAATACGAGCGCCGTGTCGACCAGGCCTATCCCGCTCGTACCGACGGCAAGCGGCTGCTCGCCTTTCCGCGCATGTTCATCGTGGCGCAGAAAAAGGCATGA
- a CDS encoding HpcH/HpaI aldolase/citrate lyase family protein, producing the protein MTNTAHPAEVLLGAQAGAVTLPVCDHYSGVEARMKKSLALQAEMAEEFGACVFDVTLDCEDGAPVGGEAEHAALVTELALAAKPGMRVGVRVHPVDHPAFAGDVITIAGRAGHRLSHLMVPKVESVADVAQAVAALEAADADALPLHVLIESPLAVHNAFEIAAHPRVQSLSFGLMDFVSAHAGAIPADGMGAAGQFTHPLVVRAKLAIASAAHAYGKVPSHCVVTEFNNTDAMRTAARKAASEFGYTRMWSIHPNQIRPILEAFAPDEAQIQIAVEIITNAALADWAPTQIDGTLHDRASYRHFWQVLTRAHATGRALPPEAKAWFALAAS; encoded by the coding sequence ATGACGAACACAGCCCATCCCGCTGAAGTGCTGCTCGGCGCGCAGGCGGGCGCGGTGACGTTGCCCGTGTGCGACCACTACAGCGGCGTCGAAGCGCGCATGAAGAAGAGCCTCGCGCTGCAGGCCGAAATGGCCGAGGAGTTCGGTGCCTGCGTGTTCGACGTCACCCTTGACTGCGAAGACGGCGCCCCCGTCGGCGGCGAGGCCGAGCATGCCGCGCTCGTCACCGAACTGGCACTTGCCGCAAAGCCGGGCATGCGTGTCGGCGTGCGCGTTCATCCGGTCGATCACCCGGCCTTCGCCGGCGACGTGATCACCATTGCCGGGCGCGCTGGCCACCGGCTGAGCCACCTGATGGTGCCCAAGGTCGAATCCGTGGCCGACGTGGCGCAGGCCGTGGCGGCGCTGGAGGCGGCCGACGCCGATGCGCTGCCGCTGCATGTGCTCATCGAATCGCCGCTGGCCGTGCACAACGCGTTTGAAATTGCGGCGCATCCGCGCGTGCAATCGCTGAGCTTCGGCCTGATGGATTTCGTTTCCGCGCATGCGGGCGCCATTCCGGCCGACGGCATGGGGGCCGCCGGCCAGTTCACGCATCCGCTGGTGGTGCGCGCCAAGCTGGCCATAGCCTCCGCTGCCCACGCCTACGGCAAGGTGCCTTCGCACTGCGTGGTCACCGAGTTCAACAACACCGATGCCATGCGCACGGCGGCCCGCAAGGCGGCCTCCGAATTCGGCTACACGCGCATGTGGAGCATTCACCCCAACCAGATCCGGCCGATCCTCGAAGCGTTTGCGCCGGACGAGGCCCAGATTCAGATTGCCGTAGAAATCATTACAAATGCCGCACTCGCGGATTGGGCGCCGACACAAATTGATGGCACATTGCACGACCGCGCGAGCTATCGCCATTTTTGGCAAGTGCTGACGCGCGCCCACGCAACGGGGCGCGCGTTGCCTCCAGAGGCAAAAGCCTGGTTTGCACTCGCGGCCTCCTGA
- a CDS encoding bifunctional aconitate hydratase 2/2-methylisocitrate dehydratase, which translates to MLQAYVDHVAERAALGIPPLPLSAKQTAEAIELLKSANAKDGAFLLDLLTYRVPAGVDDAAKVKASYLAAVAHGTEKNAFITRARATELLGTMLGGYNISPMIDLLDDAEVGAVAAEGLKKTLLMFDQFHDVKEKADKGNANAKGVLQSWADAEWFTSRPEVPQSLTITVFKVPGETNTDDLSPAPDATTRPDIPMHALAMLKNKREGTAFEPEEDGKRGPVKFIESLKQKGHQVAYVGDVVGTGSSRKSATNSVLWFTGDDIPFIPNKRFGGVCLGTKIAPIFYNTMEDAGALPIELDVSQMDTGDVVELRPYEGKALKDGKVIAEFKVKSDVLFDEVRAGGRIPLIIGRGLTSKAREALGLPASTLFRLPQSPVDTKKGFSLAQKMVGRACGLPEGQGVRPGTYCEPKMTSVGSQDTTGPMTRDELKDLACLGFSADLVMQSFCHTAAYPKKVDVKMHHELPDFISTRGGVSLRPGDGVIHSWLNRLLTPDTVGTGGDSHTRFPIGISFPAGSGLVAFAAATGVMPLDMPESVLVRFKGKMQPGVTLRDLVNAIPLYAIKSGLLTVEKKGKKNIFSGRILEIEGLPDLKVEQAFELSDASAERSAAGCTVHLNKEPIIEYINSNITLMKWMIAEGYADARTLARRIAAQEAWLKDPQLLKGDDDADYAAVIEIDLADIHEPIVACPNDPDDVKTLSDVAGAQIDEVFIGSCMTNIGHFRAASKLLEGKRDIPVKLWIAPPTKMDAHQLTEEGHYGVFGNAGARTEMPGCSLCMGNQAQVREGATVMSTSTRNFPNRLGKNTNVYLGSAELAAICSRLGRIPTREEYMAATGVLDASSAQIYQYLNFDKLDEYKTEAAAVVAPAAVAA; encoded by the coding sequence ATGTTGCAAGCCTACGTTGACCATGTTGCCGAACGCGCCGCGCTCGGTATTCCGCCGCTGCCATTGAGCGCGAAGCAAACCGCCGAAGCCATCGAGCTCCTCAAGAGCGCGAACGCCAAGGACGGTGCCTTCCTGCTCGATCTGCTCACCTATCGCGTGCCCGCCGGCGTCGACGACGCGGCCAAGGTCAAGGCGAGCTACCTGGCGGCCGTGGCCCACGGTACCGAGAAGAACGCGTTCATCACGCGCGCCCGCGCCACCGAATTGCTCGGCACCATGCTCGGCGGCTACAACATCAGCCCGATGATCGACCTGCTCGACGATGCCGAAGTGGGCGCCGTGGCGGCCGAAGGCCTCAAGAAAACCCTGTTGATGTTCGACCAGTTCCACGACGTCAAGGAAAAGGCCGACAAGGGCAACGCCAATGCCAAGGGCGTGCTGCAAAGCTGGGCCGATGCCGAATGGTTCACCAGCCGCCCCGAAGTGCCGCAAAGCCTGACCATCACGGTCTTCAAGGTGCCTGGCGAAACCAACACCGACGACCTGTCGCCCGCGCCCGACGCCACCACGCGTCCGGACATCCCGATGCATGCCCTGGCCATGCTCAAGAACAAGCGCGAAGGCACGGCTTTCGAGCCGGAAGAAGACGGCAAGCGCGGTCCGGTCAAGTTCATCGAATCGCTGAAGCAGAAGGGCCACCAGGTCGCCTACGTGGGCGACGTGGTCGGCACGGGTTCCAGCCGCAAGTCGGCCACCAACTCGGTGCTCTGGTTCACCGGCGACGACATTCCGTTCATACCCAACAAGCGCTTCGGCGGCGTGTGCCTGGGCACCAAGATCGCCCCGATCTTCTACAACACCATGGAAGACGCGGGCGCGCTGCCCATCGAACTCGACGTGAGCCAGATGGACACGGGCGACGTGGTCGAGCTGCGCCCCTACGAAGGCAAGGCACTGAAGGACGGCAAGGTGATTGCCGAATTCAAGGTCAAGAGCGATGTTCTGTTCGACGAAGTGCGCGCCGGCGGCCGCATTCCGCTGATCATCGGCCGCGGCCTCACGTCCAAGGCGCGCGAGGCGCTGGGCCTGCCGGCTTCCACGCTGTTCCGCCTGCCGCAAAGCCCGGTCGACACCAAGAAGGGCTTCTCGCTGGCACAGAAGATGGTCGGCCGTGCCTGCGGCCTGCCTGAAGGCCAGGGCGTTCGCCCGGGCACCTACTGCGAACCCAAGATGACCTCGGTCGGCTCGCAAGACACCACCGGCCCGATGACGCGCGACGAGCTGAAGGACCTGGCCTGCCTGGGCTTCTCGGCCGACCTCGTCATGCAGTCGTTCTGCCACACCGCGGCCTACCCCAAGAAGGTGGACGTGAAGATGCATCACGAACTGCCCGACTTCATCAGCACGCGCGGCGGTGTGTCGCTGCGCCCTGGCGACGGCGTGATCCACAGCTGGCTCAACCGCCTGCTCACGCCCGACACCGTGGGCACGGGCGGCGACAGCCACACCCGCTTCCCCATCGGCATCAGCTTCCCGGCCGGTTCCGGCCTCGTGGCCTTCGCGGCCGCCACCGGCGTGATGCCGCTGGACATGCCCGAGTCGGTGCTCGTGCGCTTCAAGGGCAAGATGCAGCCCGGCGTCACGCTGCGCGACCTGGTCAACGCCATTCCGCTGTACGCGATCAAGAGCGGCCTGCTCACGGTCGAGAAAAAGGGCAAGAAGAACATCTTCTCGGGCCGCATCCTTGAAATCGAAGGCCTGCCGGACCTGAAGGTGGAGCAAGCCTTCGAACTGAGCGACGCCTCGGCCGAACGCTCGGCCGCCGGCTGCACGGTGCACCTGAACAAGGAACCGATCATCGAATACATCAACAGCAACATCACGCTGATGAAGTGGATGATTGCCGAAGGCTATGCCGATGCTCGCACGCTGGCACGCCGCATCGCCGCGCAGGAAGCCTGGCTCAAGGACCCGCAGCTGCTCAAGGGCGACGACGACGCCGACTACGCGGCCGTCATCGAGATCGACCTGGCCGACATCCATGAACCGATCGTGGCCTGCCCGAACGATCCCGACGACGTGAAGACGCTGTCGGACGTGGCCGGCGCGCAAATCGACGAAGTGTTCATCGGTTCGTGCATGACCAACATCGGCCATTTCCGTGCCGCGTCGAAGCTGCTCGAAGGCAAGCGCGACATCCCGGTCAAGCTGTGGATTGCACCGCCCACCAAGATGGACGCGCACCAGCTCACCGAAGAAGGCCACTATGGCGTCTTCGGCAATGCCGGCGCCCGCACCGAAATGCCGGGCTGCTCGCTGTGCATGGGCAACCAGGCACAGGTGCGCGAGGGCGCGACGGTCATGTCGACCAGCACCCGCAACTTCCCGAACCGCCTCGGCAAGAACACCAACGTGTACCTTGGCTCGGCGGAACTAGCCGCCATTTGCTCGCGCCTTGGCCGCATTCCGACGCGCGAGGAGTACATGGCCGCAACGGGCGTGCTCGATGCATCGAGCGCCCAGATCTACCAGTACCTCAACTTCGACAAGCTCGACGAGTACAAGACCGAAGCGGCTGCCGTCGTTGCGCCTGCCGCGGTCGCAGCCTGA